The following proteins come from a genomic window of Takifugu rubripes chromosome 11, fTakRub1.2, whole genome shotgun sequence:
- the mcamb gene encoding melanoma cell adhesion molecule b isoform X1, which yields MAVRDAAAPLLVGLLLLCYTWRASAEVTVNTEDRVEVLRGQMAQITCNFVSDEGIGGMTIEWFYVTRQGEKKKIYSQDSSMRSVESRTQFTDRISVNGTGATGIVVLTINNVQVEDEVEFICLVKSLTEGTGEGRTNLKVFEIPNFPTIEGVQTGISVLQDSPSKIGTCEVKNGYPKPQIIWYKNNTPLLPILDEITIVPSITMESSGLFSVRSELRMKVVKENKDDEFYCEVNFPAPGGETRMMETERINITVYYPSTAVKMWVESPKGKIKEGDSVELHCQDNGNPPSSLIAIKHIQSDTNWEEDMVMLHKVRRQDGGLYECISTDTDSFKEVSGNMTLSINYLEPAVVEPKGVAFVVQGEELKAMCNALSSLSTHTAWLKDGLQISTGHILTLKDATFDTAGTYDCVVSANEIQDMQTNGTLVVQVLGPPQIIDKNNVELEKRVDETVDLSCSARAFPTPNFIWTTSDGRNLETKSEEIDGVFRSSVQFPVNSDVTVFCNVSNEYGVAAVTFNIKTPKHTTTPATTTTTTTTTTTIHSTTVKPVTSIPPKQLRKEGNGVVIAVIIVCILLLAILGSVLYFLYKKGKICGRSGKQDLTKETNKDNIVVEMKSDNTEEAVLLGVNGEKQPLSD from the exons CAAGTGCCGAAGTCACGGTGAACACGGAGGACAGGGTGGAGGTGTTGAGGGGACAGATGGCTCAGATCACCTGCAACTTTGTATCAGACGAAGGAATCGGCGGTATGACCATCGAGTGGTTTTAC GTGACTCGACAAggtgagaagaagaaaatctaCTCCCAGGACTCCAGTATGAGGTCCGTGGAATCCAGAACACAATTCACGGATCGGATCAGCGTGAATGGTACCGGAGCCACTGGAATAGTGGTGCTGACCATCAACAATgtgcaggtggaggatgaggtggagTTTATTTGTCTCGTCAAAAGTCTGACGGAAGGAACTGGGGAGGGACGTACAAACCTGAAGGTTTTTG AGATACCCAACTTCCCTACCATCGAGGGTGTGCAAACGGGAATCTcagtcctccaggacagccCATCAAAG ATTGGGACATGTGAGGTCAAAAATGGTTACCCAAAGCCGCAGATCATTTGGTATAAAAACAACACACCACTACTTCCTATACTGGATG agaTAACAATAGTGCCCAGCATCACTATGGAATCCAGTGGCCTTTTCTCTGTGAGGAGCGAGCTGCGCATGAAGGTGGTGAAGGAGAACAAAGATGATGAGTTCTATTGTGAGGTCAACTTCCCCGCCCCCGGAGGAGAGACCAGGATGATGGAGACGGAGCGTATTAATATCACCGTGTACT ACCCCTCCACGGCTGTCAAGATGTGGGTGGAGTCACCGAAGGGAAAAATCAAGGAAGGAGACTCGGTGGAGCTCCACTGTCAGGACAACGGgaatcctccctcctctctgattgCAATCAAGCACATCCAA AGTGACACCAATTGGGAGGAGGACATGGTGATGCTGCATAAAGTGAGGCGTCAGGACGGCGGACTCTACGAGTGCATCTCCACGGATACGGACAGCTTTAAAGAGGTCTCCGGAAACATGACGCTGTCTATCAACT ATCTGGAACCTGCTGTGGTGGAGCCGAAAGGTGTTGCCTTCGTGGTTCAAGGAGAAGAGCTGAAAGCCATGTGCAATGCCCTCTCTTCCCTGTCCACGCACACGGCTTGGCTCAag GACGGTCTCCAGATTTCAACGGGCCACATTTTGACCCTGAAGGACGCAACCTTTGACACGGCAGGGACGTATGATTGTGTCGTATCCGCTAATGAGATACAGGACATGCAGACCAACGGGACGCTCGTTGTTCAGGTCCTGG GTCCACCACAGATCATAGACAAAAACAACGTGGAGCTGGAAAAGAGGGTTGACGAGACAGTCGACCTGAGCTGCAGCGCCAGAGCTTTCCCCACTCCGAACTTTATTTGGACCACCTCTGATGGACGG AACCTGGAGACAAAGTCCGAGGAGATTGATGGGGTCTTCCGCAGCTCCGTCCAGTTCCCCGTCAACTCTGACGTCACAGTTTTCTGCAACGTTTCGAACGAGTACGGCGTTGCAGCGGTGACCTTCAACATCAAAACCC CCAAACACACCACCACAccagccaccaccaccaccaccaccaccaccaccaccaccattcaCTCCACCACAG TCAAACCTGTAACATCTATACCACCAAAGCAACTGAGAAAAG AGGGCAACGGCGTTGTCATTGCAGTCATCATCGtctgcatcctgctgctggccatCTTGGGGAGTGTGCTTTACTTCCTCTACAAAAAAGGCAAAATCTGTGGCCGATCCGGCAAACAAGACCT CACCAAAGAGACCAACAAGGACAACATTGTGGTGGAGATGAAGAGCGACAACACAGAGGAAGCTGTGCTGCTCGGGGTCAACGGCGAAAAGCAGCCGCTCAGCGACTAG
- the mcamb gene encoding melanoma cell adhesion molecule b isoform X3, with translation MAVRDAAAPLLVGLLLLCYTWRASAEVTVNTEDRVEVLRGQMAQITCNFVSDEGIGGMTIEWFYVTRQGEKKKIYSQDSSMRSVESRTQFTDRISVNGTGATGIVVLTINNVQVEDEVEFICLVKSLTEGTGEGRTNLKVFEIPNFPTIEGVQTGISVLQDSPSKIGTCEVKNGYPKPQIIWYKNNTPLLPILDEITIVPSITMESSGLFSVRSELRMKVVKENKDDEFYCEVNFPAPGGETRMMETERINITVYYPSTAVKMWVESPKGKIKEGDSVELHCQDNGNPPSSLIAIKHIQSDTNWEEDMVMLHKVRRQDGGLYECISTDTDSFKEVSGNMTLSINYLEPAVVEPKGVAFVVQGEELKAMCNALSSLSTHTAWLKDGLQISTGHILTLKDATFDTAGTYDCVVSANEIQDMQTNGTLVVQVLGPPQIIDKNNVELEKRVDETVDLSCSARAFPTPNFIWTTSDGRNLETKSEEIDGVFRSSVQFPVNSDVTVFCNVSNEYGVAAVTFNIKTQGNGVVIAVIIVCILLLAILGSVLYFLYKKGKICGRSGKQDLTKETNKDNIVVEMKSDNTEEAVLLGVNGEKQPLSD, from the exons CAAGTGCCGAAGTCACGGTGAACACGGAGGACAGGGTGGAGGTGTTGAGGGGACAGATGGCTCAGATCACCTGCAACTTTGTATCAGACGAAGGAATCGGCGGTATGACCATCGAGTGGTTTTAC GTGACTCGACAAggtgagaagaagaaaatctaCTCCCAGGACTCCAGTATGAGGTCCGTGGAATCCAGAACACAATTCACGGATCGGATCAGCGTGAATGGTACCGGAGCCACTGGAATAGTGGTGCTGACCATCAACAATgtgcaggtggaggatgaggtggagTTTATTTGTCTCGTCAAAAGTCTGACGGAAGGAACTGGGGAGGGACGTACAAACCTGAAGGTTTTTG AGATACCCAACTTCCCTACCATCGAGGGTGTGCAAACGGGAATCTcagtcctccaggacagccCATCAAAG ATTGGGACATGTGAGGTCAAAAATGGTTACCCAAAGCCGCAGATCATTTGGTATAAAAACAACACACCACTACTTCCTATACTGGATG agaTAACAATAGTGCCCAGCATCACTATGGAATCCAGTGGCCTTTTCTCTGTGAGGAGCGAGCTGCGCATGAAGGTGGTGAAGGAGAACAAAGATGATGAGTTCTATTGTGAGGTCAACTTCCCCGCCCCCGGAGGAGAGACCAGGATGATGGAGACGGAGCGTATTAATATCACCGTGTACT ACCCCTCCACGGCTGTCAAGATGTGGGTGGAGTCACCGAAGGGAAAAATCAAGGAAGGAGACTCGGTGGAGCTCCACTGTCAGGACAACGGgaatcctccctcctctctgattgCAATCAAGCACATCCAA AGTGACACCAATTGGGAGGAGGACATGGTGATGCTGCATAAAGTGAGGCGTCAGGACGGCGGACTCTACGAGTGCATCTCCACGGATACGGACAGCTTTAAAGAGGTCTCCGGAAACATGACGCTGTCTATCAACT ATCTGGAACCTGCTGTGGTGGAGCCGAAAGGTGTTGCCTTCGTGGTTCAAGGAGAAGAGCTGAAAGCCATGTGCAATGCCCTCTCTTCCCTGTCCACGCACACGGCTTGGCTCAag GACGGTCTCCAGATTTCAACGGGCCACATTTTGACCCTGAAGGACGCAACCTTTGACACGGCAGGGACGTATGATTGTGTCGTATCCGCTAATGAGATACAGGACATGCAGACCAACGGGACGCTCGTTGTTCAGGTCCTGG GTCCACCACAGATCATAGACAAAAACAACGTGGAGCTGGAAAAGAGGGTTGACGAGACAGTCGACCTGAGCTGCAGCGCCAGAGCTTTCCCCACTCCGAACTTTATTTGGACCACCTCTGATGGACGG AACCTGGAGACAAAGTCCGAGGAGATTGATGGGGTCTTCCGCAGCTCCGTCCAGTTCCCCGTCAACTCTGACGTCACAGTTTTCTGCAACGTTTCGAACGAGTACGGCGTTGCAGCGGTGACCTTCAACATCAAAACCC AGGGCAACGGCGTTGTCATTGCAGTCATCATCGtctgcatcctgctgctggccatCTTGGGGAGTGTGCTTTACTTCCTCTACAAAAAAGGCAAAATCTGTGGCCGATCCGGCAAACAAGACCT CACCAAAGAGACCAACAAGGACAACATTGTGGTGGAGATGAAGAGCGACAACACAGAGGAAGCTGTGCTGCTCGGGGTCAACGGCGAAAAGCAGCCGCTCAGCGACTAG
- the mcamb gene encoding melanoma cell adhesion molecule b isoform X2 has product MAVRDAAAPLLVGLLLLCYTWRASAEVTVNTEDRVEVLRGQMAQITCNFVSDEGIGGMTIEWFYVTRQGEKKKIYSQDSSMRSVESRTQFTDRISVNGTGATGIVVLTINNVQVEDEVEFICLVKSLTEGTGEGRTNLKVFEIPNFPTIEGVQTGISVLQDSPSKIGTCEVKNGYPKPQIIWYKNNTPLLPILDEITIVPSITMESSGLFSVRSELRMKVVKENKDDEFYCEVNFPAPGGETRMMETERINITVYYPSTAVKMWVESPKGKIKEGDSVELHCQDNGNPPSSLIAIKHIQSDTNWEEDMVMLHKVRRQDGGLYECISTDTDSFKEVSGNMTLSINYLEPAVVEPKGVAFVVQGEELKAMCNALSSLSTHTAWLKDGLQISTGHILTLKDATFDTAGTYDCVVSANEIQDMQTNGTLVVQVLGPPQIIDKNNVELEKRVDETVDLSCSARAFPTPNFIWTTSDGRNLETKSEEIDGVFRSSVQFPVNSDVTVFCNVSNEYGVAAVTFNIKTLKPVTSIPPKQLRKEGNGVVIAVIIVCILLLAILGSVLYFLYKKGKICGRSGKQDLTKETNKDNIVVEMKSDNTEEAVLLGVNGEKQPLSD; this is encoded by the exons CAAGTGCCGAAGTCACGGTGAACACGGAGGACAGGGTGGAGGTGTTGAGGGGACAGATGGCTCAGATCACCTGCAACTTTGTATCAGACGAAGGAATCGGCGGTATGACCATCGAGTGGTTTTAC GTGACTCGACAAggtgagaagaagaaaatctaCTCCCAGGACTCCAGTATGAGGTCCGTGGAATCCAGAACACAATTCACGGATCGGATCAGCGTGAATGGTACCGGAGCCACTGGAATAGTGGTGCTGACCATCAACAATgtgcaggtggaggatgaggtggagTTTATTTGTCTCGTCAAAAGTCTGACGGAAGGAACTGGGGAGGGACGTACAAACCTGAAGGTTTTTG AGATACCCAACTTCCCTACCATCGAGGGTGTGCAAACGGGAATCTcagtcctccaggacagccCATCAAAG ATTGGGACATGTGAGGTCAAAAATGGTTACCCAAAGCCGCAGATCATTTGGTATAAAAACAACACACCACTACTTCCTATACTGGATG agaTAACAATAGTGCCCAGCATCACTATGGAATCCAGTGGCCTTTTCTCTGTGAGGAGCGAGCTGCGCATGAAGGTGGTGAAGGAGAACAAAGATGATGAGTTCTATTGTGAGGTCAACTTCCCCGCCCCCGGAGGAGAGACCAGGATGATGGAGACGGAGCGTATTAATATCACCGTGTACT ACCCCTCCACGGCTGTCAAGATGTGGGTGGAGTCACCGAAGGGAAAAATCAAGGAAGGAGACTCGGTGGAGCTCCACTGTCAGGACAACGGgaatcctccctcctctctgattgCAATCAAGCACATCCAA AGTGACACCAATTGGGAGGAGGACATGGTGATGCTGCATAAAGTGAGGCGTCAGGACGGCGGACTCTACGAGTGCATCTCCACGGATACGGACAGCTTTAAAGAGGTCTCCGGAAACATGACGCTGTCTATCAACT ATCTGGAACCTGCTGTGGTGGAGCCGAAAGGTGTTGCCTTCGTGGTTCAAGGAGAAGAGCTGAAAGCCATGTGCAATGCCCTCTCTTCCCTGTCCACGCACACGGCTTGGCTCAag GACGGTCTCCAGATTTCAACGGGCCACATTTTGACCCTGAAGGACGCAACCTTTGACACGGCAGGGACGTATGATTGTGTCGTATCCGCTAATGAGATACAGGACATGCAGACCAACGGGACGCTCGTTGTTCAGGTCCTGG GTCCACCACAGATCATAGACAAAAACAACGTGGAGCTGGAAAAGAGGGTTGACGAGACAGTCGACCTGAGCTGCAGCGCCAGAGCTTTCCCCACTCCGAACTTTATTTGGACCACCTCTGATGGACGG AACCTGGAGACAAAGTCCGAGGAGATTGATGGGGTCTTCCGCAGCTCCGTCCAGTTCCCCGTCAACTCTGACGTCACAGTTTTCTGCAACGTTTCGAACGAGTACGGCGTTGCAGCGGTGACCTTCAACATCAAAACCC TCAAACCTGTAACATCTATACCACCAAAGCAACTGAGAAAAG AGGGCAACGGCGTTGTCATTGCAGTCATCATCGtctgcatcctgctgctggccatCTTGGGGAGTGTGCTTTACTTCCTCTACAAAAAAGGCAAAATCTGTGGCCGATCCGGCAAACAAGACCT CACCAAAGAGACCAACAAGGACAACATTGTGGTGGAGATGAAGAGCGACAACACAGAGGAAGCTGTGCTGCTCGGGGTCAACGGCGAAAAGCAGCCGCTCAGCGACTAG
- the mcamb gene encoding melanoma cell adhesion molecule b isoform X4 — MAQITCNFVSDEGIGGMTIEWFYVTRQGEKKKIYSQDSSMRSVESRTQFTDRISVNGTGATGIVVLTINNVQVEDEVEFICLVKSLTEGTGEGRTNLKVFEIPNFPTIEGVQTGISVLQDSPSKIGTCEVKNGYPKPQIIWYKNNTPLLPILDEITIVPSITMESSGLFSVRSELRMKVVKENKDDEFYCEVNFPAPGGETRMMETERINITVYYPSTAVKMWVESPKGKIKEGDSVELHCQDNGNPPSSLIAIKHIQSDTNWEEDMVMLHKVRRQDGGLYECISTDTDSFKEVSGNMTLSINYLEPAVVEPKGVAFVVQGEELKAMCNALSSLSTHTAWLKDGLQISTGHILTLKDATFDTAGTYDCVVSANEIQDMQTNGTLVVQVLGPPQIIDKNNVELEKRVDETVDLSCSARAFPTPNFIWTTSDGRNLETKSEEIDGVFRSSVQFPVNSDVTVFCNVSNEYGVAAVTFNIKTPKHTTTPATTTTTTTTTTTIHSTTVKPVTSIPPKQLRKEGNGVVIAVIIVCILLLAILGSVLYFLYKKGKICGRSGKQDLTKETNKDNIVVEMKSDNTEEAVLLGVNGEKQPLSD, encoded by the exons ATGGCTCAGATCACCTGCAACTTTGTATCAGACGAAGGAATCGGCGGTATGACCATCGAGTGGTTTTAC GTGACTCGACAAggtgagaagaagaaaatctaCTCCCAGGACTCCAGTATGAGGTCCGTGGAATCCAGAACACAATTCACGGATCGGATCAGCGTGAATGGTACCGGAGCCACTGGAATAGTGGTGCTGACCATCAACAATgtgcaggtggaggatgaggtggagTTTATTTGTCTCGTCAAAAGTCTGACGGAAGGAACTGGGGAGGGACGTACAAACCTGAAGGTTTTTG AGATACCCAACTTCCCTACCATCGAGGGTGTGCAAACGGGAATCTcagtcctccaggacagccCATCAAAG ATTGGGACATGTGAGGTCAAAAATGGTTACCCAAAGCCGCAGATCATTTGGTATAAAAACAACACACCACTACTTCCTATACTGGATG agaTAACAATAGTGCCCAGCATCACTATGGAATCCAGTGGCCTTTTCTCTGTGAGGAGCGAGCTGCGCATGAAGGTGGTGAAGGAGAACAAAGATGATGAGTTCTATTGTGAGGTCAACTTCCCCGCCCCCGGAGGAGAGACCAGGATGATGGAGACGGAGCGTATTAATATCACCGTGTACT ACCCCTCCACGGCTGTCAAGATGTGGGTGGAGTCACCGAAGGGAAAAATCAAGGAAGGAGACTCGGTGGAGCTCCACTGTCAGGACAACGGgaatcctccctcctctctgattgCAATCAAGCACATCCAA AGTGACACCAATTGGGAGGAGGACATGGTGATGCTGCATAAAGTGAGGCGTCAGGACGGCGGACTCTACGAGTGCATCTCCACGGATACGGACAGCTTTAAAGAGGTCTCCGGAAACATGACGCTGTCTATCAACT ATCTGGAACCTGCTGTGGTGGAGCCGAAAGGTGTTGCCTTCGTGGTTCAAGGAGAAGAGCTGAAAGCCATGTGCAATGCCCTCTCTTCCCTGTCCACGCACACGGCTTGGCTCAag GACGGTCTCCAGATTTCAACGGGCCACATTTTGACCCTGAAGGACGCAACCTTTGACACGGCAGGGACGTATGATTGTGTCGTATCCGCTAATGAGATACAGGACATGCAGACCAACGGGACGCTCGTTGTTCAGGTCCTGG GTCCACCACAGATCATAGACAAAAACAACGTGGAGCTGGAAAAGAGGGTTGACGAGACAGTCGACCTGAGCTGCAGCGCCAGAGCTTTCCCCACTCCGAACTTTATTTGGACCACCTCTGATGGACGG AACCTGGAGACAAAGTCCGAGGAGATTGATGGGGTCTTCCGCAGCTCCGTCCAGTTCCCCGTCAACTCTGACGTCACAGTTTTCTGCAACGTTTCGAACGAGTACGGCGTTGCAGCGGTGACCTTCAACATCAAAACCC CCAAACACACCACCACAccagccaccaccaccaccaccaccaccaccaccaccaccattcaCTCCACCACAG TCAAACCTGTAACATCTATACCACCAAAGCAACTGAGAAAAG AGGGCAACGGCGTTGTCATTGCAGTCATCATCGtctgcatcctgctgctggccatCTTGGGGAGTGTGCTTTACTTCCTCTACAAAAAAGGCAAAATCTGTGGCCGATCCGGCAAACAAGACCT CACCAAAGAGACCAACAAGGACAACATTGTGGTGGAGATGAAGAGCGACAACACAGAGGAAGCTGTGCTGCTCGGGGTCAACGGCGAAAAGCAGCCGCTCAGCGACTAG